Part of the Aureitalea marina genome, GGTTTTAGGTCTTACTGGTGCGCGCTACTGCAGTAAATCAACCATTACCTCCTCTGGGATCGATTGTTCCACCGGTTTTGGATAGAGGATCATCTATCCCCATTCTTGGGTCGAATTCCTCTTCCTGACCTTCAAATTCTTCGTTGCTTTCAAATTCTTCCGGCCATCGAACTCGTCGTTCGGATCTAAATAAAACATGATGTTTGCTTATTGGTTTATCATAAATATAGTCAATTTCAGGGGTATAGCTGGAATTCGACCCTTCACAGAGACCTCTGTTATAGTTATGTCGAGGACAAAAAATCCCACGGCCACGAACTGCGACTCTTTTAAAATTCAAAGATTTTTACAGAAGATTTTTCAATAGATTAAGAAATTATTAAACAATTTCTTAACTTTAAAACAGTATTACCGAACCTATCGCGGTTCCCTGAACAAAACGCCCCCATTTAGTTTGATCACAACTGGTGAATACTCACCGGAAGTACATCAGCATCTACCGATTACAGTCCTGCCAAAGGCATCTGATCACTGGTATGAATGTGAGTTAAACCCTTGAATCTAATACAGATTTATGAAGATATACGATGATAAGCACATAAAGAATGTCGTTTTCGTCGGGGCACACAATAGCGGAAAAACAACCCTGGCCGAAACCATGCTGTTCGAAGCTGGTCTGATCAACAGACGTGGAACAGTTGAGAATAAGAATACCGTCTCCGACTATCACGAAGTGGAGCACGACAGAGAAGCTTCCGTCTTCGCAACCCCTTTGCATACCGAGTGGAGAAATTATAAGATCAACATCATAGACACCCCAGGGCTGGACGACTTTATTGGGGAGATCATTTCTTCCATACGGGTGGCCGATTCCGTGGTGATGGTTTTGAACAACCAACACGGTGGAGTAGAGGTGGGCACGGAGATCGTCTGGAACTACATCGATAAATACCGCAAGCCCACACTATTTGTGATCAATCAGATCGATCATCCCGCCGGGAATTTCGAGCAAAGCCTGGCCAGTATAAAGGAATTGGTAGGTAATAGTGCTGTTCAGATCCAGTATCCGCTCATCATTGATGGCGCACAATGTATACTGGATGTACTCAAAATGAAGGTCTATAAGTTTGGACCGGAAGGAGGGAAGCCGGAAAAACTGGAGATCCCTGAAGACCAAAAGGATATGGCGGACATGCTGCATAACGAGTTGGTTGAAAAAGCCGCCGAGAACGACGAAGAGCTGATGGAGCTGTACTTCGACAAAGGCACCCTGAACGAGGACGAGATGAGACAGGGAATTAAAGCCGGAATGCTCAATCATGAGTTGTTTCCGGTTTTTTGTTTGTCTGCACTCAACGACATGGGAAGCGGTCGCCTGATGGGCTTTATCGACAATGTTGCTCCTTCCGCTGCGGATCTAAAACCGGAACAGACCGTGGACGGACAAAACCTGGAACGAATCCCTGGTGCGCCTACCGCTTTATTCGTGTTCAAAACGGTATACGAACCCAATGTAGGACAGATCACTTTCTTTAAGGTGAAATCCGGAGAAGTTAATGCCAATGATAAACTGGAGAATTCCAGAACGGGTAAGATGGAGACCCTCAACCAACTCTTTATCATGGATGGGAAGAACAGAACGCCTGTCAATAAATTGACCGTTGGGGATATTGGTGCGACCATTAAGCTGAAGTTCACAGAAACCAACGATACACTGCATATCCCGCATAAACCAATCGTGATCAAGCCCATACAATATCCTGCACCCAGGATTATGAAAGCCGTATTTGCAGAGAATAAGAATGACGAGGAAAAACTAAGTGATGCCTTGAAAAAGATCCACAGCCAGGATCCAACGGTGGTCGTTAAATATTCGTCTGAATTAAAGCAAATGCTGGTAGGCTGCCAGGGTGAATTGCACCTGGCCACCATCAACTGGGCATTAAAGAACATTTATGGTGTCGAGGCCCGATTTGAGCGGCCTAAGATCGCCTACAGGGAGACCATACAGCGTTCTTCTTCGTCCAGCTACAGGCATAAGAAACAATCCGGGGGTGCTGGTCAGTTTGGTGAGGTCCACCTAAAGATCGAGCCGTGGTACGAGGGCATGCCAGAGCCAGAAGGCTTTAACGTCAGAGGGAAAGAGGAAGTAGAACTTTCCTGGGGAGGAAAGCTGATCTTCTACAACTGCATCGTCGGTGGTGTAATTGACCAGCGATATTTGCCCAGTATCATGAAAGGGATTTTGGAGGTTATGGAAGATGGACCGTTGACCCACAGCTACGTAAGAGATGTACGGGTAATGGTATACGATGGCAAGATGCATTCCGTTGACTCTAATGACATTTCCTTTAAAATAGCGGGGGCACATGCTTTTAAGGAAGCCTTTATGAATGCCCGACCAAAACTATTGGAGCCTGTTCAGGAATTGGTGGTTCGGGTTCCAGAAGAAATGGTAGGTAATGTGATGACCGATCTGCAGGGAAGGAGGTCTATCATTCAAGGAATAGAAAGCAATAAGCATTTCCAAATTTTGAAATGCACCACACCACTGGCCGAGTTGTATGGGTATTCTACCCAATTACGCTCATTGACCCAGGGAAGGGCCACCTTTAGTTCTGAGTTCAACAGCTTCGAACTGGTGCCGGACAGTGTGCAAGAAAAACTAATTAAAGATCACGCAACTACAAATTAATCGAGTTTACTATGCAGACAAAAGTGCGCTATTTGAGCGATTTAAAGTTCAACCTAGAAACCTGGAGGAGAGAACTCCGGTTTCATTTTGACGAGATGGATACCTTCCAGGAGAAACTGGAAGAGGTGGCCAGCCGAGAGTTCGGACAAGGGGCCCGAAAATCACTGGAAAACTTTCAAAACCGTATCATGATCGAGAAATCGGCGATCGCCAAATTAAAACACCGCTGCAAGGCTAAACTCAGAAACATACACCTGGCCGATTATAACGAATCCATTGATGGTCGGTTAAGGAATGAACAGACTTCATTAAAGGACGATATGCGTCAGTACATCAAAATGCATTACGACCTGAAAGAGGAGATGATGGATTACTTTTCAGAATATCTCCAAAACTGATCCCACAACTAGCAACCAAACCAAGAGGCCACATTCGGAGACGGATGTGGCTTCTTTTGTAAAAGCAGCCCATTGGAAAACAAGAAAGTCTTTATCAGCTATTCCCGCGACGACCAGGAAACGGTGATCAGGGTAGTGGAGGCCCTTCGAAATAAAGGGCTGGATGTATGGTTTGATGCTCAGATCAATACAGGAACGGACTGGGATGAAGTCCTTGAAAAACAGATCATTGAAGCCGATAATATGGTCATGTTCCTTTCCAAGACCTCGGTGGCCTCGGACTATGTAAAGAACGAGCTGTTCTTTGCTCAGCAGAACGGAACCATCGTGAACCCGGTATTGATAGAATCCTGCCAGCTGCCATTGGCCATGGCCCGAATGCATTATATCGACCTGACACTGGATTTTGACAAGGGTGTGAGCAGGTTGTACCAGGATATCACCAATAGTCATGATGCAAATTCCACAATCGGAGCTGTCGAGAGAAATCAAGGCATAGCATCTTTAACTAAGAAATTAGTTTTATTGACAGTAATAATCCTAATTACCATGTTAGCCTGGCAACTCTGGCCAATTCAGGAAGGAAGGACAGACGATACATCCTAAGAATTTGTGGACGATAGTGTATGGCGTAAACTGGACGACAAGAGCACAGTTGATGATTATGTGAGCTACATTGCCAATTATAAGAATGAGGAATTACACCTGGACGATGCCGTTCAGCAGGTTCAAAATAATTTGAAGGAACCAGGCCTGGTGATCATAAACAAGGAAGAGCTGCAGGGAAACTTCTACAAGCTCGCATTTTATTTCGAAGACCGATATATCGTCAACAAACAAGACGGCGAGAATATCGAATGGCCATCCAAAGGAGATCTGCTTATCGCCAGGAAACAAATAACGGTTCTGAATCCTCAAGATTATGATGTTGTCTCTGGAGAATTCATTTACCCAGGGCAGGTTATTCAATACGATATAACTGTAGAAGGGGATGGCCAATCAGCAGCAATACTGTATTACTATCAACCCCAAACAGGGGATTAGCTACATTCCCTAGAATACTTTCTATTTTACATAATATAAATTATGGGGCAAATATAGCAATTCCCGTATACCGAAGGTATTGTACATAATATCAGATATAGCTTCGCGTAAGCGAACTATATCGGCACCGAAATTATGTACAAGGGAATTGCGGAATAAAAAAAGCTATAACTCAGATCTAGCCCAAACGACTTTATGGGGCAAACGATACCGTAATTATGTAAAAGGGATTTACCGCAATATTACAGACCACCACTAGGCACCGATATTATGTACAAGGAATTGCGAAGACAAAACTCTATCACTTCGATGATTCCTGAACCTACCTTATGGGCATTTCCAGCAATTCCCGTACATGTGATTATTTTTCGAGGAACTCGTTCTGTTCGGTGTATGATCATCAAAAGATTTCAACCGACTTCTAATCTATAGTTTTATTCTAGGTTTAATTTTTGCCTGTCAATTAGAAAATCTAACGTTAATTCCGAAAGGCCTTTGCCGTCGACTATTGCATTCCAAGCGCCATGTCCTGCAGGGTCCCCATTTGGCTTCAATAAGGTGACTAGTTTACTGTAAATACCCAAGGAGTCGTAAATGCCCTTTAACTCAAGGGCTTCTTCATAAGGCGTAACAGGGTCCTCTGCCGTACCATGTCCCATGAATAATTCAGGATCATTACGGTCATATCTGTCATATTGATTCAATTCATAAACTAATTCGAAAACATCTAATTTTATGTTTGACCCCCAGAAATAAACCATACTTCTCACCACATAAGATTCGTTTAGGTTTGTAGTAGAGAGTGTTGGGTCATCGCTAATGGTAATTTCGTCTCTAAAATCTTTTTGATTTGAAATTCCTAACGCGATTGTAGTTATTGCTCCTGCCGAGGCTCCACCCACCGTAATAAAATCTGTATTTATGTTATAAGTCTTCGAGTTCGCCACAATCCAGCGAAGCGCGGCTTTTGCATCTCTTTGTGCGAGATACATGGCTGTAGCTTGCCCAACCTGATCTGAGTTCTCAGCTCCCTGAAGGGCAGTAACAATCCATTCTCGAGGCGCAATTCCTCGATAATACGCCAATACTTCTTCTTGAGTCATTCCTTGTATTGTCCCTAATTCCTCGGTTGTTCTATAATCGATAGAAACAAACACCCACCCTCTTGATGCATAGAAATTTGCCATCTCTACAATTTCAGGTTTAGTTTTTGTTCCACCCGTAAATCCACCACCGTGGATAAACATAAAAATGGGTCTATTGACAGAATTGTTATCAGGATAGTAAAGGTCTAATTTTAATGGTATTGCAAAAGCGGAAGTACTTGTCATATCGTGACTCAATCCTTCAGCATATGTGATATTTTCCTCTTTTAAAACAGTGTAATATGATTCAGCCTGAATGACCGGTATTCCGTCGTCCGGTATAAATGGTTCATCTTTACTACATGCAACAAACAAAAATACCGCGGTAACGATTAAGTATGATTTTATCTTCATAACAAGGCAACATTAATATTTCTTTCATATAGATTATTTTTTCATGAAAAGGTTTAATCATGTTGGCAACCGTGCTTGGATATGAGCGATTTCCATAAGTCCCAGACGTGATATTCGCGCTGGCAATTTGAATCTCTTTTATCCGTATATTCAAATTCTTTTGTCCAACTACAATCAAACAATATGCGAACTACTGTTTTCATCTTTCTCACAATTTCCTGTTTATACTCCTGCAAACAAAAAGCCCACCAAGAAAAAACCACAACTGATGTAACCGAAGAAGTTTCTGAAACCAACCCAACCCTCACCACTCTAAAAGAAGCCCTTACCCTCCACGCCTCTTTTGACAGTTCGGTAGATGCCGATTTTGCCTTAGGTGACGGACGAATGTACACGGTTCCCAACCGGCAAGCCAGGGATTCTGCCGAGGTGGGATTGCACAAACCAGATATCCGCAGAGAAGACGGAAAAGGAAAATACGGAGCCGGCCTGGTCTTTACTGAGCGCAGCCCAGGTTATATCTACTATCCCAGCGAAAACAACATCACCTACAATACCGAAAATTGGAGTGCAGCCATCTCTTTTTGGCTGAGCCTGGACCCGGCCACCGACCTGGAACCCGGTTATTGTGATCCCATACAGATCACCGATTCCGGCTATAACGATGCCGGCATCTGGGTAGATTTTACCAAGGAGAACCCGCGGGATTTCAGACTGGGAGCCATCGGGGATCGAGACGTCTGGAACCCCAACCCGGAAGGCCCGGATAACGAGAACCCCATCTTTAATGCACGCCTAACGCCAGTTTCAAACCCACCCTTTGCCAAAGGCGTTTGGACCCATGTCCTGATCAACTTTTCAGGGCTCAACACAGAAAATGGTGAGGCTTCTCTCTACCTGAACGGAGAACTCCAAGGTACACGTACCAATATTGATACTCCCTTTACCTGGGACTATCCCCTATCCAATATCTACTTGGGATTGGGATATATCGGGCTGATGGATGACCTCTCCATTTACAACCGAAATCTAAGCGAGGATGAGATCGGTACCTTATACCAGCTGGAGAACGGGGTGCAGACGCTCTTGGATTAGATTATTGACTTCATTGAACACCACATAAACCAACAATATGAGATTTAAATTTTCCTTTCTTTTCCTGCTTCTACCGGCAGTGATGATGGCCCAGGAGGCCGATAAATACTTTTCTTCTGTCAAATACAGGAACATTGGCCCATACCGCGGTGGACGCTCGGTTAGTGCAACCGGAGTTGTGGACAACCCCCTGACCTATTATATGGGAACCACCGGCGGTGGATTATGGAAAACAGAGGATGCTGGTCAGCATTGGAACAACATCAGTGATGGTTTCTT contains:
- a CDS encoding LamG-like jellyroll fold domain-containing protein produces the protein MRTTVFIFLTISCLYSCKQKAHQEKTTTDVTEEVSETNPTLTTLKEALTLHASFDSSVDADFALGDGRMYTVPNRQARDSAEVGLHKPDIRREDGKGKYGAGLVFTERSPGYIYYPSENNITYNTENWSAAISFWLSLDPATDLEPGYCDPIQITDSGYNDAGIWVDFTKENPRDFRLGAIGDRDVWNPNPEGPDNENPIFNARLTPVSNPPFAKGVWTHVLINFSGLNTENGEASLYLNGELQGTRTNIDTPFTWDYPLSNIYLGLGYIGLMDDLSIYNRNLSEDEIGTLYQLENGVQTLLD
- a CDS encoding alpha/beta hydrolase, whose amino-acid sequence is MKIKSYLIVTAVFLFVACSKDEPFIPDDGIPVIQAESYYTVLKEENITYAEGLSHDMTSTSAFAIPLKLDLYYPDNNSVNRPIFMFIHGGGFTGGTKTKPEIVEMANFYASRGWVFVSIDYRTTEELGTIQGMTQEEVLAYYRGIAPREWIVTALQGAENSDQVGQATAMYLAQRDAKAALRWIVANSKTYNINTDFITVGGASAGAITTIALGISNQKDFRDEITISDDPTLSTTNLNESYVVRSMVYFWGSNIKLDVFELVYELNQYDRYDRNDPELFMGHGTAEDPVTPYEEALELKGIYDSLGIYSKLVTLLKPNGDPAGHGAWNAIVDGKGLSELTLDFLIDRQKLNLE
- a CDS encoding toll/interleukin-1 receptor domain-containing protein translates to MENKKVFISYSRDDQETVIRVVEALRNKGLDVWFDAQINTGTDWDEVLEKQIIEADNMVMFLSKTSVASDYVKNELFFAQQNGTIVNPVLIESCQLPLAMARMHYIDLTLDFDKGVSRLYQDITNSHDANSTIGAVERNQGIASLTKKLVLLTVIILITMLAWQLWPIQEGRTDDTS
- a CDS encoding elongation factor G, with the protein product MKIYDDKHIKNVVFVGAHNSGKTTLAETMLFEAGLINRRGTVENKNTVSDYHEVEHDREASVFATPLHTEWRNYKINIIDTPGLDDFIGEIISSIRVADSVVMVLNNQHGGVEVGTEIVWNYIDKYRKPTLFVINQIDHPAGNFEQSLASIKELVGNSAVQIQYPLIIDGAQCILDVLKMKVYKFGPEGGKPEKLEIPEDQKDMADMLHNELVEKAAENDEELMELYFDKGTLNEDEMRQGIKAGMLNHELFPVFCLSALNDMGSGRLMGFIDNVAPSAADLKPEQTVDGQNLERIPGAPTALFVFKTVYEPNVGQITFFKVKSGEVNANDKLENSRTGKMETLNQLFIMDGKNRTPVNKLTVGDIGATIKLKFTETNDTLHIPHKPIVIKPIQYPAPRIMKAVFAENKNDEEKLSDALKKIHSQDPTVVVKYSSELKQMLVGCQGELHLATINWALKNIYGVEARFERPKIAYRETIQRSSSSSYRHKKQSGGAGQFGEVHLKIEPWYEGMPEPEGFNVRGKEEVELSWGGKLIFYNCIVGGVIDQRYLPSIMKGILEVMEDGPLTHSYVRDVRVMVYDGKMHSVDSNDISFKIAGAHAFKEAFMNARPKLLEPVQELVVRVPEEMVGNVMTDLQGRRSIIQGIESNKHFQILKCTTPLAELYGYSTQLRSLTQGRATFSSEFNSFELVPDSVQEKLIKDHATTN